The following proteins are encoded in a genomic region of Oceanisphaera profunda:
- the metL gene encoding bifunctional aspartate kinase/homoserine dehydrogenase II, which translates to MIPHPSSDKADTHTLKRPVHKFGGSSLADATGLQRVADIIANEGQTDALVVVSASGKTTNRLIELLNLFDSGDSAAATTLEGIYSYQQGLITSTLPIAEAELLQAALDVDINTIAHVLESQRLDDYQRNFIQAFGEQWSARLLSALLSSQGVASSPLDAREFLRVSGSPVQIDDATSRQLLANLFSARSHQVLVVTGFIAGDDQGRTRLLGRNGSDFSATLLALLAGSSHTTIWSDVPGVFSADPRRVSEAQLLSRLSLPEAAELARLGSSVLHNRTLGPVAESGQQLMLRSSYHPGDGHTRILRHDPRDPGARIVTSVDDAVLIEMSISDRYHERVNALTEWLTRRELAPLACKRRPERKLWQIAYTPEQAQQVFSLLRDHQTSGGFEDLQQREGFSLVALVGKGVTAQPEQCLHFYHALNEQPLEFIQPAVNGLSLVGVVRKMVLEPLLLRLHNSLFSRPKRIGLILFGRGNIGQAWLKLYQAQQANLEQQLNVQLTLFGAFNSQGGLLSSQGLTVEQLLNDFQPEPVQWPDWLEDIADHGFDQLIALDFTASESLVAHYPALVAQRIHLIAANKLAGAAAQDFYLPLKQSLVEHDVQFLSNATVGAGLPVQSSIKQLQHSGEQVRAISGIFSGTLSWLFQHFDGSQPFSELVLQAWQQGLTEPDPREDLNGQDVQRKLVILAREAGFDLDPAQVKVHNLVPESLLALDKEAFFDRLSELDATMSDQLAKADEVDGVLRHVARFDGITGKAEVGLEVVSRDHAFAHVRPGDNIYAIETTHYRQNPLIIQGPGAGREVTAGAMQADLWQLLASL; encoded by the coding sequence ATGATCCCGCACCCAAGCTCAGACAAAGCCGATACGCATACCTTGAAGCGTCCGGTCCATAAATTTGGCGGCAGCAGTTTGGCTGATGCTACCGGTTTGCAACGTGTGGCCGACATTATTGCTAATGAAGGCCAAACCGATGCGCTGGTGGTGGTCTCTGCTTCTGGCAAAACCACCAACCGCTTAATTGAGCTACTTAATCTGTTTGATAGCGGCGACAGTGCCGCGGCCACCACGCTAGAAGGCATTTACAGCTATCAGCAAGGGCTGATCACCAGCACATTGCCCATAGCTGAGGCTGAGCTGCTGCAAGCGGCACTGGATGTAGACATCAACACCATCGCCCATGTGCTAGAAAGCCAGCGGCTTGATGATTATCAGCGTAACTTTATTCAAGCCTTTGGTGAGCAGTGGTCCGCCCGTTTATTGAGTGCATTACTGAGCAGCCAAGGCGTGGCATCTTCGCCTTTGGATGCCCGTGAATTTTTACGGGTAAGTGGCTCGCCGGTTCAAATAGACGACGCTACTTCTCGCCAGCTGTTGGCGAACCTATTTAGTGCGCGCAGTCATCAGGTGTTGGTGGTAACCGGTTTTATTGCCGGCGACGACCAAGGTCGCACGCGCTTATTAGGCCGTAATGGCTCGGACTTTAGCGCTACCTTATTGGCGTTATTGGCGGGCAGTTCACACACCACCATTTGGAGTGATGTGCCGGGGGTGTTTAGTGCCGATCCGAGACGGGTCTCTGAGGCGCAATTATTGTCGCGTTTATCACTGCCAGAGGCCGCTGAGCTGGCGCGCTTAGGCTCGTCGGTATTGCATAATCGCACGCTAGGGCCGGTGGCCGAGAGCGGGCAACAGCTTATGTTGCGCAGCAGTTATCACCCGGGTGATGGCCATACTCGCATCTTACGCCATGACCCGCGAGATCCCGGGGCGCGCATCGTGACCTCGGTAGACGACGCGGTATTAATTGAGATGAGCATCTCAGACCGTTATCACGAGCGGGTGAATGCGCTCACCGAGTGGCTCACTCGTCGCGAGTTAGCGCCCTTAGCCTGTAAACGTCGGCCTGAACGTAAATTGTGGCAAATTGCCTATACTCCAGAGCAAGCGCAGCAGGTGTTCTCTTTGTTGCGTGACCATCAAACCTCCGGTGGTTTTGAAGACTTGCAGCAGCGCGAAGGTTTCTCGCTCGTAGCCTTGGTCGGCAAAGGCGTGACTGCACAACCTGAGCAGTGTTTACACTTTTATCATGCGCTGAATGAACAGCCGCTGGAGTTTATTCAGCCCGCTGTTAACGGCCTTAGCCTAGTGGGTGTGGTGCGAAAGATGGTGCTGGAGCCGCTGTTACTGCGTTTGCATAATAGCTTGTTCAGCCGGCCGAAACGCATTGGTTTGATCTTGTTTGGTCGGGGCAATATTGGCCAAGCTTGGCTGAAATTATACCAAGCACAACAGGCCAATCTAGAGCAGCAGCTGAATGTGCAGCTCACCCTATTCGGCGCCTTTAACTCCCAAGGCGGGCTGTTATCGAGCCAAGGCTTAACCGTGGAGCAACTGCTGAATGATTTTCAGCCGGAGCCTGTGCAGTGGCCTGACTGGTTAGAAGACATTGCCGATCATGGTTTTGATCAGCTGATTGCGCTGGACTTTACCGCCTCCGAATCGTTAGTGGCGCATTATCCGGCGTTAGTGGCACAGCGCATTCACCTGATTGCTGCCAACAAACTGGCCGGCGCCGCGGCACAAGATTTTTATCTGCCGCTTAAGCAGAGCTTGGTTGAGCACGATGTGCAGTTTCTCAGTAATGCCACTGTCGGCGCCGGTTTGCCGGTGCAAAGCAGCATTAAGCAGTTGCAGCACTCGGGCGAGCAAGTGCGGGCCATTAGCGGTATTTTCTCCGGTACCTTGAGTTGGTTGTTTCAGCACTTTGATGGCAGTCAGCCGTTTTCTGAGTTGGTATTGCAGGCCTGGCAGCAAGGCTTAACCGAGCCGGATCCGCGAGAAGACCTTAATGGCCAAGATGTACAGCGCAAGCTGGTGATTTTGGCCCGCGAAGCCGGCTTTGATCTCGATCCTGCACAGGTAAAAGTACACAACTTAGTACCTGAGTCATTGCTAGCGCTCGATAAAGAAGCCTTCTTCGACCGCTTATCCGAGCTGGATGCGACTATGTCTGATCAGCTGGCTAAAGCCGATGAGGTAGACGGCGTCTTGCGTCATGTGGCCCGCTTTGATGGCATAACCGGCAAGGCAGAAGTGGGGCTAGAAGTGGTCAGCCGAGATCATGCTTTCGCGCATGTGCGCCCCGGTGACAATATCTACGCCATAGAAACCACGCACTATCGCCAAAACCCGTTAATTATTCAGGGGCCCGGTGCCGGGCGTGAAGTCACGGCTGGCGCCATGCAAGCGGACTTATGGCAGTTGCTGGCCAGTCTGTGA
- a CDS encoding aspartate ammonia-lyase, with product MNIETATEPQSQVQTRIEHDLLGDQAVPADALYGIQTQRAKKNFDITGMPISHFPELVKGLAMVKAAAARANHSHGLLTDDKNNAIQAACAELINGEHHEQFIVDLIQGGAGTSTNMNANEVIANIGLKKLGFEYGQYANLHPNNDVNRSQSTNDVYPTSARIAIVFAAQELMVTIANLKESLAAKGQEFSEILKMGRTQMQDAVPMTLGQEFDAFAADLAAENASINEACMQLCEVNLGGTAIGTGINAPAGYACLAVSELADISGLPVRLAPNLIAASSDMGAFVTFSGTLKRLAVKLSKLSNDLRLLSSGPRTGIAEINLPAMQPGSSIMPGKVNPVIPEAMNQTAFQVMGTDMTVTMAAEAAQLQLNAMEPLIIYNLLNNCRILSKSIHMLDELCIRGITANEERCAFHVENSIGIVTALVPHIGYDNASRIAGQALLSGLGVAELVRKEQLLTDEQLAEILSPNAMINCG from the coding sequence ATGAATATCGAAACCGCTACTGAGCCACAAAGCCAGGTCCAAACTCGTATCGAACACGACTTACTCGGTGACCAAGCCGTCCCCGCTGATGCCCTTTATGGCATACAGACTCAGCGCGCCAAGAAAAATTTCGATATTACTGGCATGCCCATCAGCCACTTCCCTGAATTAGTGAAAGGCCTAGCCATGGTGAAAGCCGCCGCGGCGCGCGCTAACCACAGCCACGGTTTATTGACTGACGATAAAAATAACGCCATTCAAGCGGCCTGCGCCGAGCTGATTAATGGTGAGCATCACGAGCAGTTTATTGTGGATTTAATTCAAGGCGGCGCCGGCACTTCTACCAATATGAATGCCAACGAAGTGATCGCCAATATCGGCTTGAAAAAGCTGGGCTTTGAGTACGGCCAATACGCCAACTTGCACCCCAATAACGATGTTAACCGCTCCCAGTCCACCAATGACGTTTACCCAACATCGGCTCGCATAGCCATCGTCTTTGCAGCGCAAGAGCTGATGGTTACGATCGCTAACTTAAAGGAAAGCTTGGCAGCCAAAGGGCAAGAATTTTCCGAAATCTTAAAGATGGGTCGTACCCAAATGCAAGATGCGGTGCCCATGACCTTAGGCCAAGAGTTTGACGCCTTTGCCGCGGATTTAGCTGCAGAAAACGCCAGCATCAACGAAGCTTGCATGCAGTTATGCGAAGTGAACTTAGGCGGCACCGCCATTGGTACCGGCATTAACGCCCCCGCCGGTTATGCCTGCCTAGCCGTAAGCGAACTGGCTGACATCAGTGGCCTGCCCGTACGTTTAGCACCGAACTTGATTGCCGCCAGCTCCGACATGGGTGCTTTCGTGACTTTCTCTGGCACCTTAAAGCGTCTAGCCGTTAAATTGTCTAAGTTGAGCAACGACTTACGTTTGTTGTCTAGCGGCCCTCGTACCGGTATTGCTGAGATCAACCTGCCTGCCATGCAGCCCGGTTCGTCCATTATGCCCGGCAAAGTAAACCCAGTTATTCCTGAAGCCATGAACCAAACTGCGTTTCAGGTAATGGGCACCGACATGACAGTGACCATGGCCGCCGAAGCCGCACAGCTGCAGCTGAACGCCATGGAGCCGTTGATCATCTACAACCTGCTGAACAACTGCCGCATCTTGAGCAAGTCCATCCATATGCTGGATGAACTGTGCATTCGTGGCATTACCGCCAACGAAGAGCGTTGCGCTTTCCATGTGGAAAACAGCATTGGCATCGTCACCGCCTTAGTGCCTCATATCGGCTATGACAACGCCAGCCGCATCGCCGGTCAGGCACTGTTAAGTGGCTTAGGTGTGGCAGAGTTGGTACGCAAAGAGCAGCTATTAACCGATGAACAACTGGCGGAAATCTTATCGCCAAACGCCATGATCAACTGTGGCTAA
- a CDS encoding NUDIX hydrolase, with amino-acid sequence MASSAQSKPKVGVIAIVWQQEQVLLVKRKFAPHAGHWGFPGGKLEWGETMAQGAARELREETAIQAEMDAPFACFDVLENGPDGELAHHYVMVAVVGHYVSGQAQAADDAEDVGWFSPQALPSPLCPDLAEIITRSRQD; translated from the coding sequence ATGGCGTCTTCAGCGCAGAGTAAGCCTAAGGTGGGCGTGATTGCTATCGTTTGGCAGCAAGAGCAAGTGTTGTTAGTGAAGCGTAAGTTTGCACCCCATGCGGGTCATTGGGGTTTTCCCGGAGGCAAGCTGGAATGGGGCGAAACCATGGCCCAGGGCGCGGCTCGGGAGTTACGAGAAGAAACCGCCATTCAGGCTGAAATGGACGCCCCTTTTGCTTGCTTTGACGTACTGGAAAACGGGCCGGATGGCGAGTTAGCGCACCATTACGTGATGGTGGCGGTAGTCGGCCATTATGTGAGTGGCCAAGCGCAAGCAGCCGATGATGCCGAAGACGTAGGCTGGTTTTCGCCGCAAGCATTGCCCTCACCTTTATGCCCAGACTTAGCAGAAATAATTACTCGCTCTCGTCAGGATTAA